CTCAACATGTggcagtttggtgtggtttatggttCGGCAGGGTCATTGGACCCTACATTTATGAAAATGAGTGTGGATTAACAGTTACGATGAATGTATTACACTATCAAGAGATAACCAATGATTTTTTAATGGTCTGAGtctttacaaacaaacaaaccacaacaagttgaatcttatatataaaatttaagatGAACAGGATATGGATAGTAGCCGACCGTAGCCCAGaagttcggcgtcataggctgacaggaaataaattgttttaagcggtggttatcaccctctaatgcttgcgacatttatgaggtactatgccatttaaaaacttctctccaaagaggtgtcgcactgcggcgtgCCGttatcggactcggctataaataggaggtcccttatcattgagcataaacttcattgggacagcactcattgatatgtaagaagtttgcccctattccttaatggaatatgttcatgggcaaatttgcatttgcagaataTGGATGTACATCTATTTTCTTATGTGAGACGAATGCCACATTTTCTAGGTGGAATTCTCTGGTAAAGAACACATTGTACAATACATTGGATAGCCggtcaacatttttatttcattccaaataatatcgaaatcgtATTATGTTTAATGCCATATACCTTTTCTAAAAGAGGGTACATTGTtatctttaaaattaattttaaaactttAGTTATTCCAGCTCATATGATTGATAAAAATACACACAagaatatattttgttttcattttttttcatatatgcttctttattaaaataatactacatttcgttaaaaataaaattgtccaTTTTTGGCTTTTACacctttaaaaatttgttcgaCATGGCTTTATTCACCCTCTACCACACTTCCATTAACATTGTGCACCACCATTCATGTTTGTCATTATCCAGTCATGATAGTAGGCAACACTGGCAAAGACATCAGGATATCCCACCGCACAAGCTTCACCCCAATTAACAATGCCGACCAATTCGTTTTTGGCCACATTGTATAAGGGACCACCTGAATCACCATGACAGGAACCTTGACCAGATTTGGTATCAGTACAAATGTGGCCTGCACCCAACCATTCGGAATTGCGGACACCAGCTTCACATTTGGCATGATCCATGTAACTTAATTCGGCACTTTGCAAAATGTCGGGAGTACGTCCCCACACCTTAATGCTGCCCCAACCAGAGAGTGTTAGTTTATCACCATCATTGAGGCTGTTGCTGGTGGCTAAATTCACAGGTTGTGTACGTTGATTGTAGACAATGGGCTTGGAGAGACGTATCAAGGCAATGTCATTGTGATACATGGGCTTATTGTGTAGACAATGGATTTTCAAATCATCCACAGCGTATTCAGCATCTGGCTTAGTCCAATTGACGGTACCGGTAACGACTTTCAGATATTGTTTGGGCCATTCCAAGCAATGGGCAGCCGTCAATACCCATAGGGGGGCTATTATCGAACCACCACAGACATGTTCACCAAAGGTATTCTGTATGGAGACCTGATAGGGTAAGGCACCTTCTGCCACATCTGAGCCTCCAATAACACGAACATCTTTTAAATGTTGGCTTATACCCTTCAACTGTTGCTGCGATATTCCACGACCTTGTGTTAACGATCCAAAAATGGCCAAGGCCAATACAACACTTAATATAaacttcattttttttaaacttctaGATATACTTCTTGTTTCTTCTTTCATTCCTTTCTCTGGGAAAGTTAAAATGCTAATGTTTGCATTTCTTTgattaacttttattttatagTTAACACATATTACAGTGCGGTGAGGTGTTTTTATGGGACATTTACGATAATACCCCCGAAAATGACTGTGAACTATAGGCGGTTGAAGATAAGACGGTGGTTTTTTCCATGTGGGTGATCATGGTATTTAAAAAGTTACGGAAGCCTTTAATAGAAACCTATTCAACAATTATTGGCATACTGTGGCAGTCAGAATAACTTCTTCCGAATGAACCAGATAAGATATCAATGGACTATTTGTTCctagacaattttttttgaagagTTGTCAATACATTAGTCATTGCAGGTATATATAGTAGTTATTAATGTGCTTATACTTTCAGGGAATCCATAttgatttgttttgatttcttggTAGACGCTTTTTGTAAAGTCAACCGAACAAAGTCCAGACAAATTTTTCAATGTGAAATCTTGATTCATTTGACATAGATACTCTGAActttaaaattgtatttctacTGATTTCATTGgtgtatatttaaaaaatgacTGCAAGATGATCGTTTTCTATATCAGAGAGTGTTGACCTAGACAATTTTAGCTTTATGCAATATGCCAAAATCAGAGAGTGTTGACCTAGACAACTTTAGCTTTATGATATATATGCTAAGTTCCTGCCAAAATtgttaggtttttattctcttggtacgctgatctcaatttttggtaggtttttcctaCATATAGGGTAAGTGTACCACTGGTCAGTAGTTGAAAGATTTTGCCCTTTTCAATCCATCCTCCTTCCGGGGACAAATGTTCAtcaattcaaatgaaatttttttacaaatcgaaattttattttgtttaagatgtattaaacaaaaattctaatttctttcattaattttgtgaaatttaaaattaaaaaaaaaaaagtgatttttcaCTAATAGGCAGAACTAATTCCCAAAGTTCTGCATGACATATAGTATTTTggttaagaaaatataaataattaaagaaaattactgATGCACGTATATTGGATGCTATTGGAGAAGttgttgtccaaaatttcaacaaaatcggaaaagCATTACAtcgaccaatatggcccatttacaatcccagccgacctaaactaataggaagtatttgtgcaaaatttcaagcacctagctttaatccttcaaaAGAtatcgtgctttcgagagacagatgaatgggcggacggacggacatggctacgtcgatttaaaatgttatggcgatcaaaaatttatatactttatggggtcttacgatcaatatttcgaatgaCGAAGtgagtatacctccatcctttggtggagggtatacaaattatggAATTGTACACTCTGAAAAATGGTAAgagtaaaataaagtaaaacactTATACCaaataagttatccaatttccatctaatttggttaaattttgattaaatcaaggaaaaattaaatttttagttagtttttttttcgtctgAAATTAGTAACAAATTAGTAAATGAAATTACtttacttaatttcagcaaaatctgggaTGTAATTATGCTTTTTATGGGTGAAATACCTAAAATTTGGAGATCTGCCTATATGGgggccgatctaaaccatacttggcacggacgtCGAGAGGCTGAACACAGCTGACTTTGTtatatttcttccaaatcgggcaataaatgtggtttttattggcctgagaccttaaatcgggagattggtctatatggggctatatttagatattgtccaatttaaaccatattgggcacggatgtcgaggatcttaacacaaatcaaATCCAGCCtattcgggcaataaatgcagctcTTTTGTATCTAATAccctaaattgggagatcgttcTAATGGGGACCGAtatttttttcacgtaaccaacacgcaggggatgtcctcTATATATGCAGtacattgcgttggcaattagaaaAGTGAAGGGTTGGAgtgggggaaagagggagtagtgtttatttatattagtcttaaatttctgaacgtcaatgtcggtgggaaagacattagccggaagtcgattccacatacgaatggttcaggcgaaaaatgaattttttcggTAATGCATGATTCGGTTGACTGggcaatcaattacaaacgggcgTGAGTTCATAGTAAGTCTTGTATtactggtgaacatcctaacgtcagggataagaagacgaatatccatggaacacacgccatgaaaataatgaTAGAGCAATagaacgctacccacattccgacgatgttccaGAGAAGCAACAGAGATGGATACCCTACTATCCCCAATCagcaccatcgctctccgttgaaccctgttaagtagctccaaggatgattttgcagctcctgcccatatatgagagttatattccatcggcctgatgtaggtagtatagatattgagaaaatcagaagaggtgaaatatttcttgcacagCTTAATAAagtccaaacacttgaatgcttcttttgacacttcgaatacgtgttgtGACcagcggacatcacattgtattttcatgcctataccgtcgatagatatcgacgattgaagtggctTAGTGAATCGCTGGTGAggcaagaaacagcactgcgtcttctgtgcgttaaagtctactctgttcattctaccccacgcggaaatggccaacaaatacTGGGAGATCGTCTCATCCATAATaagcctcctgtccacaatttcttgaggactgggcctatggtcgaatgaatatgaatgacacagactactgtcatcggcaaatgagtagactcgATTCGAAGTttaacccaatagatcgtcaatgaaaataagaaaaatggaAGAGGAAAGggcagagccttgtggcacacctgcggtcaatgtttactcatctgatgagacccatctacaacaactctctgagaaagctcgatataaatcgtacgaagttattaccgactccaaaagcgacaagctttgataaaagtgcactgTGCCAGACCATATcgaatgccttggagatatccagaaccacgaccttactctcaccaaactggtggagaCTTAATGGCACAAAAGTGCCATTGAGTCTCCCTTAGAGCAATTGCTACgaaacccatactgtctgtcgctaagaaggccattggactctaagtatttgacaagatgatggttaaccatactctccataaccttggagagcgcagagcgtatcgcaattggccggtaattcgcagggttgttcgccccaccttttttggggatgggctggacgttcgcaaccttccaacgcgccgggaaaactcccacacggtaagcaaggttgaaaaggttgcgtagcggacgagcaagcgtcgaagaacacttacaaagaacaagtgttgatataccgtccgggtccggggatttattaacgtcgagatccgcaaggaccctCCGCAAggcctcagatattctttcgaacacgtggagttacgtgttcgaaaaaatatctgaagcatcgaactaggtacactatCAATCACGGGTAGTTGTTGATTACtaaacggcaaggaagaattttcagccagtagattagccttatcaaccgggtcagtgaatacctgttcatccttaacaagagttgggattgccgatgggttgccctttactctttttacgaatgaccaaaagctccTGCTTCCCCTCGGAGAAGCAATTACTATGGCACGatgacgctgttcgtaaagaaacttttcgtgtctaattactctggcacacgaagttattgcctgtttgcgcagcatttcggtattggcatttttttcaGACGCCAAGTCCTGAATACatcctctttcgatctgacagcatctctgcatgcccggttaaaccaaattttatcttttgatttaacCGATAAATTCTTAGTCGGAATGAACGATCTCATTCCAAATAATATTACTTCCTGCACCATTTCGACAGCAGCATTTACCCACCCAACTACACCAAAACCCCaactacacccagaaaaataagtttttatattaa
This Stomoxys calcitrans chromosome 2, idStoCalc2.1, whole genome shotgun sequence DNA region includes the following protein-coding sequences:
- the LOC106095483 gene encoding chymotrypsin-2, encoding MKEETRSISRSLKKMKFILSVVLALAIFGSLTQGRGISQQQLKGISQHLKDVRVIGGSDVAEGALPYQVSIQNTFGEHVCGGSIIAPLWVLTAAHCLEWPKQYLKVVTGTVNWTKPDAEYAVDDLKIHCLHNKPMYHNDIALIRLSKPIVYNQRTQPVNLATSNSLNDGDKLTLSGWGSIKVWGRTPDILQSAELSYMDHAKCEAGVRNSEWLGAGHICTDTKSGQGSCHGDSGGPLYNVAKNELVGIVNWGEACAVGYPDVFASVAYYHDWIMTNMNGGAQC